In a single window of the Gossypium hirsutum isolate 1008001.06 chromosome D02, Gossypium_hirsutum_v2.1, whole genome shotgun sequence genome:
- the LOC107909257 gene encoding uncharacterized protein — protein sequence MVCFCFLVDQTKKVSKSKPAAGFCSRCGGGASVADMKTCTRFCYVPFYWKSWKAIICTFCGAILRSYR from the coding sequence atgGTATGTTTCTGTTTTCTGGTTGATCAGACAAAGAAAGTGAGCAAAAGTAAGCCGGCGGCAGGGTTTTGCTCGAGGTGTGGCGGAGGGGCAAGTGTAGCTGATATGAAAACGTGTACAAGGTTTTGCTACGTGCCGTTTTACTGGAAATCGTGGAAGGCAATTATATGCACTTTTTGTGGAGCCATTCTTCGATCTTACCGTTGA